The Drosophila biarmipes strain raj3 chromosome 2L, RU_DBia_V1.1, whole genome shotgun sequence genome has a window encoding:
- the LOC108027640 gene encoding carboxylesterase 1E — protein MQKQLKRNFLLLVLCVATLTRCESRGDSHIRVKRIVGGKQSKAPPVDDPVIFARLFNRDARIEGFRNPNTGIYTFLGMHYAEPPLGPLRYSRPVYKRLAGDFNATKHGPPCIQPHPQFPQRIIGDEDCLLLNIYTPQMPDESTGLPVFVWIHPGGYRYGSAAQYDATPMAQRGAIVVAPQYRLGSLGIMGDGTKQFDGNLAMFDLAAALRWVTDYISYFGGNPKQVQAIGHGSGAASAMYLSMSQTAKSAGDVHGVVAMSGTALSQYAMDKEPVQSVQEVAKINGCPTGNELEIVNCMRAKSAEEIIKNDDKVQTERLAGRALVKGLTGNVGFHPHIESEDDGRALPSLIVGEPEQQLKSSNFSGIPLLTGVAKHETANSVTVENLEKVFGSAEQFLGSLSDSLNKLTSFLKIDKITGQIAKPELPGLTSLLTPTLQDVWKVPQALNVDQVLSKVVESTTDVLFNLPAVLTTQVWSNLAPAFMYSFEYNGTKSKGINFLRGLPIVSESANDKPETVGHGDEIGYMFDANDIFGNPLEETRLTSAEDLKVRNNLIDLLVKFANRDKEEGSKGSSLFQSVTGKATPFIKIDTKLETSNDFRFCELSVLGASLSPLTSTTCAGLGNVLGQLGGGLGETLGGVGNTLGLGGLGGGGRGSGGGGGGGGGGSRGRKPGGGGLGLGIL, from the exons ATGCAAAAGCAGCTGAAGCGGAACTTTTTGCTTTTAGTACTATGTGTTGCGACCTTGACGAGGTGCGAATCGCGCGGAGATTCGCATATTCGAGTGAAACGGATTGTGGGTGGCAAGCAATCGAAGGCGCCTCCGGTGGACGATCCTGTGATTTTCGCGAGACTCTTTAATCGCGATGCCCGTATCGAGGGCTTTCGAAATCCCAATACGGGCATATACACCTTTCTCGGAATGCACTATGCGGAACCTCCGTTGGGCCCCTTGAGATACTCTCGACCGGTGTACAAGAGACTGGCTGGCGATTTCAATGCCACCAAACATGGACCCCCTTGCATCCAGCCGCATCCGCAGTTTCCTCAGCGAATTATTGGCGATGAGGATTGCTTGCTGCTCAATATCTACACTCCCCAAATGCCGGACGAGAGCACGGGTCTGCCCGTTTTTGTGTGGATCCATCCTGGAGGCTATCGATATGGGTCGGCCGCCCAGTACGATGCCACGCCCATGGCCCAAAGGGGCGCCATTGTGGTGGCCCCCCAGTACCGCCTGGGATCCCTGGGAATTATGGGCGATGGCACAAAGCAGTTCGATggcaatctagccatgtttgATTTGGCCGCCGCTCTGCGTTGGGTCACCGATTACATCTCCTATTTCGGAGGTAATCCCAAACAGGTTCAGGCTATTGGACACGGATCCGGAGCAGCCAGTGCCATGTATCTTTCCATGTCCCAGACGGCGAAGAGTGCCGGGGATGTCCATGGAGTGGTGGCCATGTCGGGGACGGCTCTCTCGCAATATGCCATGGATAAGGAACCGGTGCAGAGTGTCCAGGAGGTGGCCAAAATCAATGGCTGCCCCACCGGAAACGAACTGGAGATCGTCAACTGCATGAGGGCG AAAAGTGCCGAGGAGATCATTAAAAACGATGACAAAGTGCAAACGGAGCGTTTGGCTGGACGTGCTCTGGTCAAAGGACTGACTGGGAACGTGGGTTTCCATCCTCACATCGAAAGCGAGGACGATGGCAGGGCATTGCCAAGTCTGATAGTTGGGGAACCGGAACAGCAGCTCAAGAGCAGTAACTTTTCGGGGATTCCCCTGCTAACCGGGGTCGCCAAACACGAGACCGCTAACTCCGTAACGGTGGAGAACCTGGAAAAGGTCTTTGGATCGGCAGAACAGTTCTTGGGATCTCTCAGTGATTCTCTGAACAAGTTAACAAGTTTCCTTAAAATCGATAAGATTACTGGTCAGATAGCCAAGCCCGAACTTCCGGGTCTAACGAGTCTGCTAACACCCACTCTTCAGGATGTTTGGAAGGTGCCTCAGGCTTTGAATGTGGATCAAGTACTCTCTAAGGTGGTGGAGTCCACAACGGATGTCCTCTTCAATCTTCCAGCAGTTCTAACCACCCAAGTTTGGTCTAATCTGGCTCCAGCTTTCATGTACAGCTTCGAGTACAATGGCACCAAGTCAAAGGGTATCAACTTCCTCAGGGGACTTCCTATTGTCTCAGAATCGGCCAACGATAAACCCGAGACGGTGGGTCATGGCGATGAGATCGGCTATATGTTCGATGCAAATGACATTTTTGGTAACCCCCTGGAGGAAACCCGTTTGACAAGTGCCGAGGATCTGAAAGTTCGCAATAACCTTATTGATCTGTTGGTCAAGTTCGCTAATAGAGACAAGGAAGAGGGCAGCAAGGGCTCATCACTTTTCCAAAGTGTCACGGGAAAGGCTACGCCTTTCATCAAGATCGATACAAAACTGGAGACCTCCAATGACTTCCGCTTCTGCGAATTGTCCGTTTTGGGAGCCTCACTGTCTCCTCTGACTTCCACCACCTGTGCGGGATTGGGAAATGTACTGGGACAACTGGGAGGTGGCTTGGGCGAGACTCTGGGAGGAGTGGGCAACACCTTGGGTTTGGGTGGCCTTGGAGGAGGTGGAAGAGGAAgtggtggaggtggaggtggaggtggaggtggtaGTCGGGGCAGAAAgcctggaggcggtggtcttgGACTGGGTATTTTGTAG